The following are from one region of the Gryllotalpicola protaetiae genome:
- a CDS encoding ABC transporter permease has translation MSETTPPTAPEPEQQASAAPAAPQPPAPSPVTSRGQQALRDIMGGSLVISVLAVFLALVVGAVLIAVTDPTVQQTAGYFFARPSDMLQAVWNAVGGAYRSLFEGAIYNTGRPDFAGGIQPLTNTLSAATPLIFGGLGIALAFRIGLFNIGGQGQILIGGAFAGWVAWSFPMPFPLALIVAILAGIVGGAFWAGIVGWLKAQTGAHEVIVTIMLNYVAFYLISFLLRTPGALQAAGTNNPKSPAIPEAAQLPGLFGIRYTVTWAFVLAIAAAFAYWWLMNRSNLGFRFRAVGENPSAARTAGIGVERMYIYGMAIAGGFVGLAGVNQVLATTPGGFSSGFDAGLGFDAITVALLGRSKPLGVFIAGLLFGALKSGGYVMQAANGIPIDIVLIVQSLIVLFIAAPPLVRAIFGLPKPGTASRRPRRAAKSVAKEA, from the coding sequence ATGAGCGAGACGACCCCTCCGACGGCGCCGGAGCCTGAGCAGCAGGCGTCCGCCGCACCGGCCGCGCCGCAGCCGCCTGCGCCGTCGCCCGTGACCAGCCGCGGGCAGCAGGCGCTGCGCGACATCATGGGCGGCAGCCTCGTGATCTCGGTGCTCGCCGTGTTCCTGGCGCTCGTCGTTGGCGCGGTGCTGATCGCGGTGACCGACCCGACCGTGCAGCAGACCGCCGGCTACTTCTTCGCCCGGCCGTCCGACATGCTGCAGGCGGTGTGGAATGCCGTCGGCGGCGCCTACCGCTCGCTGTTCGAGGGCGCGATCTACAACACCGGGCGGCCCGACTTCGCGGGCGGCATCCAGCCGCTCACCAACACGCTGAGCGCCGCGACGCCGCTGATCTTCGGCGGCCTCGGCATCGCGCTCGCCTTCCGCATCGGCCTGTTCAACATCGGCGGCCAGGGGCAGATCCTCATCGGAGGCGCCTTCGCCGGCTGGGTCGCCTGGTCGTTCCCGATGCCGTTTCCGCTCGCGCTCATCGTCGCGATCCTGGCGGGCATCGTGGGCGGCGCGTTCTGGGCGGGCATCGTCGGCTGGCTGAAGGCGCAGACGGGTGCGCACGAGGTGATCGTGACGATCATGCTCAACTACGTCGCCTTCTATCTGATCTCGTTCCTGCTGCGCACCCCCGGTGCGCTGCAGGCCGCAGGTACGAACAACCCGAAGTCGCCCGCGATCCCCGAGGCGGCGCAGCTGCCCGGCCTGTTCGGCATCCGCTACACGGTCACCTGGGCGTTCGTGCTCGCGATCGCCGCCGCGTTCGCGTACTGGTGGCTGATGAACCGCTCGAACCTCGGCTTCCGGTTCCGTGCGGTCGGCGAGAACCCGAGCGCCGCGCGCACCGCCGGCATCGGCGTCGAGCGCATGTACATCTACGGCATGGCGATCGCCGGCGGCTTCGTCGGACTGGCCGGTGTGAACCAGGTTCTCGCCACCACCCCAGGCGGCTTCTCGTCGGGCTTCGACGCGGGCCTCGGCTTCGACGCGATCACCGTCGCGCTCCTCGGCCGTTCGAAGCCCCTCGGCGTGTTCATCGCCGGTCTGCTGTTCGGCGCGCTCAAGTCCGGCGGCTACGTCATGCAGGCCGCCAACGGCATCCCGATCGACATCGTGCTCATCGTGCAGTCGCTCATCGTGCTGTTCATCGCCGCGCCGCCGCTCGTGCGGGCCATCTTCGGCCTGCCGAAGCCCGGCACCGCCTCGAGGCGCCCCCGTCGTGCCGCGAAGTCCGTCGCGAAGGAGGCCTGA
- a CDS encoding ABC transporter permease, producing the protein MSTITAGVPDASPIVLEKVDVRSWKVPIALSIFALGATLMFIVFARPGETEFRFSQSEDFFRIPDVIISAAPVGLALAIVCGIMAALGWVAAWRRIRIPLWYTSLFAFVFMVGFLTWAAAGQRPLPITSLLLGAVTLSVPLIFGALGGVIGERAGVVNVAIEGQLLGGAFCSALVASATGSMTLGLVAAAVAGVLVAFILAAFAIKYLVDQVIVGVVINVLVTGLTNFGYTKILAADPEHLNRRMTLPDLPIPGLSEIPVVGPVLFDHSIIVYIAYVAVAAVWYGLFHTKWGLRVRAVGEHPQAADTVGISVNGTRFWNVSLAGAIAGLGGAFFTLGSVGLFTKEMTAGQGYIALAAVIFGRWDPIRATLAALLFGFATNLQNTLGIIGSPVPSEFLLMLPYLVTIFAVAGLVGKSRAPAADGKPYVK; encoded by the coding sequence ATGAGCACCATCACCGCAGGCGTCCCCGACGCGTCGCCGATCGTCCTCGAGAAGGTCGATGTGCGCAGCTGGAAAGTGCCGATCGCGCTCAGCATCTTCGCCCTCGGCGCCACCTTGATGTTCATCGTCTTCGCGCGCCCGGGGGAGACGGAGTTCCGTTTCAGTCAGAGCGAGGACTTCTTCCGCATTCCCGACGTCATCATCTCGGCCGCACCGGTCGGCCTCGCCCTCGCCATCGTCTGCGGGATCATGGCCGCGCTGGGCTGGGTCGCCGCATGGCGGCGCATCCGCATCCCCCTCTGGTACACGTCGCTGTTCGCCTTCGTGTTCATGGTCGGATTCCTCACCTGGGCGGCGGCGGGGCAGCGGCCCTTGCCGATCACCTCGCTGCTGCTCGGCGCGGTGACGCTGTCGGTGCCGCTCATCTTCGGCGCGCTCGGCGGGGTCATCGGCGAGCGCGCGGGCGTTGTCAACGTCGCCATCGAGGGCCAGCTGCTCGGCGGAGCGTTCTGCTCTGCGCTGGTCGCCTCGGCGACCGGCTCGATGACGCTCGGCCTCGTGGCTGCCGCCGTCGCCGGCGTTCTCGTCGCGTTCATCCTCGCGGCGTTCGCGATCAAGTACCTCGTCGACCAGGTCATCGTCGGCGTCGTGATCAACGTGCTCGTCACCGGTCTCACGAACTTCGGCTACACGAAGATCCTCGCGGCCGACCCCGAGCATCTGAACCGGCGCATGACGCTGCCCGACCTGCCGATCCCGGGCCTGTCCGAGATCCCGGTCGTCGGCCCGGTCCTCTTCGACCATTCGATCATCGTCTATATCGCCTACGTCGCGGTGGCCGCGGTCTGGTACGGCCTGTTCCACACCAAGTGGGGGCTGCGCGTGCGGGCCGTGGGCGAGCACCCGCAGGCTGCGGACACGGTCGGCATCAGCGTCAACGGCACGCGGTTCTGGAACGTGTCGCTCGCCGGCGCGATCGCCGGCCTCGGCGGGGCGTTCTTCACGCTCGGGTCGGTCGGCCTGTTCACGAAGGAGATGACGGCCGGTCAGGGCTATATCGCCCTCGCCGCGGTCATCTTCGGCCGGTGGGACCCGATCCGCGCGACGCTCGCCGCCCTGCTGTTCGGCTTCGCGACCAACCTGCAGAACACCCTCGGCATCATCGGCTCACCGGTGCCGAGCGAGTTCCTGCTGATGCTGCCGTATCTCGTGACGATCTTCGCCGTGGCAGGTCTCGTCGGGAAGTCGAGAGCCCCCGCCGCCGATGGGAAGCCGTATGTCAAGTAG